Proteins encoded by one window of Atribacterota bacterium:
- a CDS encoding ABC transporter ATP-binding protein, producing MPIVDDISFFLKKGEFVTLIGPSGCGKSTIFNMIGGIIPIDAGKVLIDGKNITGEAGHVSYMYQKDLLLPWKNIIDNISLPLLIKGKSIKESRKRVIHYFKLFGLEGFEYKYPFQLSGGMRQRAALLRTYMFSKDILLLDEPFGGLDAITRAKMQEWLLQVIIKIRTSVLFITHDIDEGIYLSDRIYVLSERPAKINKEIIVSLPKPRKRDIVTSSRFNQTKKTILQYLS from the coding sequence ATGCCAATTGTTGATGATATATCTTTTTTTCTTAAAAAAGGTGAGTTTGTGACCTTAATTGGTCCCAGTGGGTGTGGGAAAAGTACTATTTTTAATATGATAGGTGGCATTATACCCATTGATGCCGGAAAGGTACTTATTGATGGTAAAAATATTACAGGAGAAGCGGGGCATGTTAGTTATATGTATCAAAAAGATCTTTTACTACCCTGGAAGAATATTATTGATAATATTTCCTTGCCGTTGCTAATTAAAGGAAAGAGTATTAAAGAATCCCGAAAAAGAGTCATTCATTATTTTAAACTTTTTGGCTTAGAAGGGTTTGAATATAAGTATCCTTTTCAATTATCAGGAGGAATGCGCCAAAGGGCTGCTTTATTGCGTACTTATATGTTTTCTAAAGATATTTTACTCTTAGATGAACCTTTTGGAGGACTTGACGCGATTACCCGCGCAAAAATGCAGGAATGGTTATTACAGGTAATAATAAAAATAAGGACATCTGTATTATTTATTACACATGATATTGATGAAGGTATCTACCTTTCCGATAGAATTTATGTTTTGAGTGAACGCCCGGCAAAAATAAATAAAGAAATAATAGTTTCTTTGCCAAAGCCGAGAAAGAGGGATATAGTAACTTCATCCCGATTTAATCAGACCAAAAAGACTATCTTACAATATTTATCTTGA
- a CDS encoding class I SAM-dependent methyltransferase: MSLFDKEAIHYDDWYQTKMGKFVDDTETECAFSLFDTKSGMHILDVGCGTGNFSIKMARKGAIVTGIDISEKMLSIAQQKASNENLDIKFLKMDSNQLEFQDEYFDGVVSMAAIEFIPEAKKMIDEMFRVCKKGGYILLGTINRESEWGKLYQDPEFQKSTPVFKSAILRSPNELGRYKKDAIIQVKECLFISPDTAEAEISKEKEEKLAGTKQGGFFCILWVKR, translated from the coding sequence TTGTCACTATTCGATAAAGAAGCAATACATTATGATGATTGGTATCAGACAAAAATGGGAAAATTTGTTGATGATACAGAAACTGAATGTGCATTTAGTTTATTTGATACTAAATCAGGAATGCATATTTTGGATGTTGGCTGTGGAACAGGCAACTTCAGCATAAAGATGGCGCGCAAGGGGGCAATTGTAACCGGTATCGATATATCTGAAAAAATGCTGTCTATTGCCCAACAGAAGGCAAGTAATGAAAACCTTGATATTAAATTTTTAAAGATGGATAGCAATCAATTAGAGTTTCAAGATGAATACTTTGATGGTGTTGTATCGATGGCTGCCATTGAATTCATTCCGGAAGCAAAAAAGATGATAGATGAGATGTTTCGAGTGTGTAAGAAAGGCGGATATATCTTATTGGGTACAATTAACCGGGAAAGTGAATGGGGTAAACTTTATCAAGACCCGGAATTTCAAAAAAGCACACCTGTATTTAAGTCTGCTATTTTAAGATCTCCCAATGAACTGGGTAGATATAAGAAAGATGCCATTATACAGGTAAAGGAATGTCTTTTTATATCCCCGGATACTGCTGAAGCAGAGATAAGCAAAGAAAAAGAAGAAAAACTTGCCGGTACAAAACAAGGAGGTTTTTTCTGTATATTATGGGTAAAAAGATAA
- a CDS encoding HD domain-containing protein, whose product MNINSVQAIDETISYVRDYFQCESTGHDWWHTYRVWKLAKKIALIENADLFVVEISALLHDVGDYKFFEGDEKKGREKIQNFLKTLNLSRTIVEKIIFICSNISYMKTLSKNNNTDIKEKTIEFMVVSDADKLDAMGAIGIARTFTYGGYYHRPIYDPDIPLNPDISQEEYIITQAPSINHFYEKLLKLKDMMYTDYGKKIAIERHNFLMVYLEKFFSEWEGEK is encoded by the coding sequence ATGAATATTAATTCCGTGCAGGCAATAGATGAGACAATTAGTTATGTGCGAGATTATTTTCAGTGTGAAAGTACCGGTCATGACTGGTGGCATACGTATAGAGTATGGAAATTAGCTAAGAAAATTGCTCTGATAGAAAATGCGGACCTGTTTGTTGTAGAAATATCGGCACTGCTCCATGATGTAGGTGATTATAAATTTTTTGAAGGAGATGAAAAAAAGGGGCGGGAAAAAATACAGAATTTTCTGAAAACGCTAAATCTTTCCAGAACTATAGTAGAAAAAATTATTTTTATTTGCTCCAATATTTCCTACATGAAAACTCTTTCAAAGAATAATAATACTGATATTAAGGAAAAAACTATAGAATTTATGGTAGTAAGTGATGCTGATAAATTAGATGCTATGGGCGCTATTGGCATTGCGCGGACTTTTACCTATGGTGGATATTATCACCGCCCTATCTATGATCCTGATATCCCTCTCAATCCCGATATTTCTCAGGAAGAGTATATAATAACACAGGCGCCTTCCATAAATCATTTTTATGAGAAGCTGCTTAAACTAAAAGATATGATGTATACTGACTATGGGAAAAAGATAGCTATAGAAAGGCATAATTTTTTAATGGTATACCTGGAAAAATTTTTTTCTGAATGGGAAGGAGAAAAGTAA
- a CDS encoding GNAT family N-acetyltransferase, whose protein sequence is MSISFCKITKRLQIRSYRDIDNNDVFQLFTNPQVNSFLGASQFFSNHMFIKQFLKQVSTNNRESDAWLLFSIFYKLNHQLIGSCGLKIDRKNKEAEIFYLFLPAYWNKGLATEACKSIIDEIISHINLKRIKALILPENLHAQRVAEKIGFRFIKEITIDRYEQKVQVQLWTFSLITGNYT, encoded by the coding sequence TTGTCAATAAGTTTCTGTAAAATAACCAAGCGGCTTCAAATACGCTCCTATCGAGATATTGATAATAATGATGTTTTTCAATTATTTACAAATCCCCAGGTAAATTCTTTTTTAGGGGCTTCCCAATTTTTTTCTAACCACATGTTTATTAAACAATTCTTAAAGCAGGTATCCACAAATAATCGGGAATCAGATGCATGGTTATTATTCTCAATATTTTATAAATTAAATCACCAATTAATCGGTAGTTGTGGATTAAAGATTGACCGAAAAAACAAGGAAGCAGAAATCTTCTATTTGTTTTTACCCGCATATTGGAATAAAGGCTTAGCCACAGAGGCATGTAAGTCAATAATAGATGAAATCATTTCACATATTAATCTAAAAAGAATCAAAGCTCTTATTTTACCTGAAAATTTACATGCTCAGAGAGTCGCAGAAAAGATTGGTTTCAGATTCATAAAAGAGATAACAATAGACCGGTATGAGCAAAAAGTCCAAGTCCAGTTATGGACTTTTTCCCTTATTACAGGCAATTATACTTAG